TACGGTGTCTTTTGCATTCACGAAAAATGCATGTCTTTTGcattcacgaaaaacgcatgtcttgtagccgcttcacgaaaaacgcatgtcttttgcattcaaaaaatgaaaaacggtttttgaatttttacggtgttttcaaaaaccggcggaTTTAGTCACGGCagtcgtccgtggctagggtttgagtcatgtttttagcattcaaaaaatgaaacttatattgtttcatacaGGAGCATGCACAAAAACCCATAATTTTATCTTTCAAAAAAACAGCATTTTACACCGCAACATCTTCAGTTCAGAAAAACAGCTCTAAAAACAACATCTTCAGTTCACCAAAAAACAACATTTTGCATCTTCAGTTCACCAAAACAACATCTTCATTTTGCATTGTATCTTCCATcaccaaaacttcatgatcaccaaaactacatcattttgcaTTGTATCTTCAACCATCATCTTCCATCACTACACAGTCTCATGCATTTTGGTACCTGGAGAGATTTTTAGTACAAAAACTACATCAGGATCACATCAACAACTACTACTAAGGAGACAAAATAGCATTAGCTCACCAGGGAGACCAAATTTACCTTCGCTACTCATCGTCGTCGATACGaaaacaaggaactctatgcccactcctgttttcctcatcatcactacaatattgcagcaTAGTATGATCAGTCCGGTTTTCCTCATCCTCGCTTTCATGTGCATCCTctaccacctttcttcttttcttgatgccttcaactattgcagcaccaacgatcacacgttcccggtcccttcgcactctgctttgcaccggaacttccatagagtcatcatcagcttgcaacggaacttccatagagtcatcatcttggtatgttagtccaccatcaccggggcccttttccatttcagtttcagtcacactccacaagtgtctgtgctgaaagttttgcacaactcgccattttccgtgcaaaagagtgtctggcagataaaacaccattgttgcttgtgttgttagaataaagggatcactcttataccaacaccttgcagtgttgatgcttttgaagtggccatcatatttgacacaagagtctctcctcttcttgctaccaagctcaaaccagtcacagcgaaataagacaaccgagcgatggatgcctccactagagttgtactgcaactctacgatgcttctcaactgaccatagaagtcaatgatctcaccatcatgtgacccctcagtgacgattccactattctgtgtcttccttttttcctcgcggtcaacggtgtggtaccggacaccgtcagcaatgcatgctgaatacactctcactcgcttatccggtaagcatgccaaagcaaatagatcatcactgaccttcttctcctcatgcaactttccaatctgcacaaataaaccatttagcaaacaatggtatttaacaatgggtgaataacacagaaaacataaaacatgtggctaaagatctcacatgattcttaaaccacttagcaaacaccttggcaacccttttatcaacattgatattgctttcttcctgatttaactcttccttgcatttcctgcaatgccaacaaaacatgtgaattaaaacattaggctggtgccaacccaagcaaaaaaaatatatttaatgagtgcacaagatataacgtactcgatatatggtagaacctcggcgcaattgctgagcacaaagaaaaccatcttgtcatactcatcaccagcctccaagtattgtgaggctccaagaaaTTCCACACCATGGTTGAAAAGagagacatcaccactttgcgaatcagaccgctctctatttctgcccggccggttccatcttgtttccacatcaccaaagtatctagagcaaaaagtcaagcactcgtcaacaacatatgcttcagcaatagaaccttcaggtcttgccgtgtttcgcacataacgcttacaagtaagcagccttcgttcgattgggtacatccaaccgtattgcacagggcctctaagcattgcctctttGGGTAAGTGCACCGCTAAATGGACCATCACGgtgaagaaagctggagggaaaatcttctcgagcttgcaaagaataattgggatttctttttcaagtctttccaGGACAGTTAGCTTGAGGGTTTTGCAGCACAGTTCTGTAAAGAAATTTCCTAGCTCAGCAACCGCTTCATATATCCTTGTCCATGATTCCTCGGAGGCCCGccggtaaaatcctttggaggaggatgtgacaatcatgggttttcagtactgaaagcttgaatccatcagaagtaacacactttgctaggttagcagcataaccatctggaaatttaaccgctcttaggaattcacagaatgcaagcttttgttctttatTCATTGTATAACATGCTCGTGGaatttcaaatgaatcttcatcttcattgtgctgtagatgcaaatcttctcttatgcccatgtcctccaaatcaagcctggaactaaccgtgtcctttgtcttcccttcaatgttcagaaacgtccctagcagattctcgcatatgtttttctcaatgtgcattacatcgagattatgccttaatttcagatcagcccaatatggcaggtcccacaaacaagacctccggtcccaacattgaccttcctcacgctttcttttcttcgccagctttcctggtctcacatctttcaccttttcaagttgctgctccagctcttctttagtgaattcagctggcttgtcacgggtttcattctcaccattaaaatctttgTTTCTTCGCCAGTGATGGTTTCGGGGAAGAAAGCGGCGGTGCCCAATATAGCAGATCTTGTtccttattctctttgagcaagggtctttgtcacaatggacacaagccttataacccgctgtgatcctcccagacagagtgtgcagagccggtaaatcatggatggaccatatgatcgcagcacgtagattgaacttttcttccggactcaaggcatcgtatgtaggtacaccagtccagagctggagcagttcttctacgaggggctccataaagacatcaaaatcctttcctggagaatctggacccgggataagaatgacatcatgaagttggactgatccatgcatgcccatggtggcaggttgtacggcaccacgaaaactggccacatgctataagacgtgctcatgttcccaaacggattaaacccatctgtggcaatgccaagttttatgttccttggatctgcagcaaaatctaaatgtattctgtcaaactctttccatgcctctccatccgctggatggctcagctcattgtccacaggttgccgcttcagcttgtgccactgtACTTCACGCGATGATTTTTTCGAGATGAACATCCGCTGCAGCCTTGGTATCAAGGGAAAGTGCCTCAGTACCTTCGCcggtattgacttcttcccatcaccatctttccacctagatgcattgcattttggacagttgtcatgctttgctaaatccttccgaaacaagacacaattatttgggcacacatgtattgacacataacctaaccccagcctgcggattatgctcaatgcttcatcatatgatctgggaacacaactatcaggaaattgcaagctcaaaagacggagtattgcgttgaatgcggcattgctaatccggtagaaagacttgatgtggagtaacttcacggtgaaggtaaattttgaaaatttacccccttcatgagctgcgcgcttcgcctcctctaacacctcagcaaacaaCGATTTCTGTCCATCAGCATGATCTTCAGCATCGTACAAATCCTTCAAtaggtcaggaatcctatcatcctcatgcccatcctcttcctccaaaacaacattatctcgcaaaaccttttccatgaaatcaatgccagcatcaccaccacccatcatatgaggggcctctgtatcagcttcaaaatgttgaggttgactgtctaaaggttctccatgatatatccatctatcatatgtgctggacatcccattaagaagcagatgatcttccactcttccttgagccattcttggacggttgaggcattcacaacatgggcaaagaatgtgagcatcgttggcaaaatttgcccgaacaaatgccatgaaatcttcaactcctttcatatgttctttcGAAAACTTTCTAACTAATCGTCTAATCCAGCTTCTAtccatctgccaaagacaacaaattgttgcaacttagcaaattaatctaagtgcatcaacattaattaatgaaaatggatggaagtaatggaagctaaaattccagaaaataaggtAGGCACCCAAGTTTATATGCTAACTGCCTAAGCACAACATTCAGCTATTTCCAATTCCTCACTACTTTAGTCCAGTTCACGTGGTTTACAGATTTCACATGGGAGCAATAAAAAGTAGTTCAAATGGAAATACAGATTTCACATGGGAGAAAAGAAAAGCTAACTAAAACATGACGGTTCACAAAAAACATAGGTGGTTAAACAACCAACAATAACAATATATGCTGCCACTAAGAAATATTTTGGTTAAACCACCAACAATAACACCACTGTCAATTTACATGAATGCCATTTCCAAGATTGCATCAAATCTACATCAATGAGAGTTTTCCTAGTTTACATCTAATCTACATCAATATTCAGGTCCTTTCACGGATTTGAGGCTGAAATTTCAGAGGTGTAACATCAAATCTACATCAACCCCAGGATCCTGTTTCAGGGAAAGACCAACTCGAGCTCTGTTCTATTGATTGCTGACAACATAATTTACCAGTAACAATTGACTGAATTCCAAAAGAATTCTTAACAATTTCATCAACAACAATTCTCCTAATAATTTCATCAACAGAAATTCTCTTCACAATTTCTATCAAATTCATCAATGACATTTCCAAGAGATTTTTCCAAGCTTACAACAAACCTACATCAAATCACTCTGAAGATTCTCCTAACAAATCTACATCAAATCATTGACatcaacagagaggagagggggaagaggagggggaaggagaggggtgCATACGTGGGCGAGGTCTGCTTGCGGCGGTGGCGACTCCCCCATGCTCGGCGGCGGCGAGTCCCCCATGcgtgggcgacgcgagcggcgaggTCGCCGTTCCTGTCGTGGTCCCCGCCCCTGCCCCCGCCTCCGCCCCTGCTGGTTGCTTCCgccgcgaggccgtgggcgaggtcacCTGCAGCGAGGTCGTGGGCAAGGCGAGCGGCCCCTACTGGTTGCTTCGGCCGCCGGCCcccgcccgccggccgccgcccgccgcccgccgcccaccggccccgccctcgtccgctggttgcttccgccgccgcccgccgccacctggtcggaagacctagaaaaacgctaagtgttgctctgttcgatgccacccgccgccacctggtcggaaggtcCCACTTGTCAATGATACGAGAGAGCCGTAGTTCTATATAATGTATAGATAAACTCCCAGATGTGAACAACTCCCCCTCTCTAGCCTAGCGGTAGCATGCGAGCAAAGCAAGCATGAGGTCGCGGGTTCGAGTCCCGCCTCGTGCATCTTTTTTGGGCGAATTAAGCGCTCGGCCTCACCTGTCaaatgggtcccgcctgtcagttAGTGCCCCGTCTGTCTGTTGAATattaaaactcaagcaaaaattACACCTGGACAGTGACACATAAGAGAGGTTGCTGAGGTGGCTGCCTAATCATCCTAATTCATTCAAACTCAAGTGTAGTGACCATTTTATATTGGTCGTTATCAGGTAGGCATGAGGCAGTGGACAATGCTACTAGCTTTAcgaccatttcctctaatgaaattatgacctttctgaccaaaatggtcgttatggtttagggtttagagccccccaggcagcttttgaccaattggtatcaaatggtcataaatttatgaccaattcttcgagggtcactgacagaaggtcgtaagttgacatatttcttgtagtggcccagagatacctccccgacaatcggagtgacaaatcctaatctcgaaatacgccaacccaacatttacctttggagacacctgtagagctcctttataatcacccagttacgttgtgacgtttgatagcacacaaagtgttcctccgacaaacgggagttgcataatctcatagtcataggaacatgtataagtcatgaagaaaacaatagtaacataaacgatcgggtgctaagctaatggaatgggtcatgtcaatcagatcattcaactaatgatgtgatcccgttaatcaaataacaactttgtccatggttaggaaacataaccatctttgattaacgagctagtcaagtagagacatactagtgacactctgtttgtctatgtattcacacatgtattatgtttctggttaatacaattctagcatgaataataaacatttatcatgatataaggaaataaataataactttattattgcccctagggcatatttccttcaactacggacccgaaggtctacaaacaaCTACTCACGCATGATTGGAGAGGCACCATTggtggtggtgaaccccatccaagatggtgtctagattggatctgataGTACTggctctgcggcggctggatgaatatttcatcgacgcttttagggtttttggaatattggggtatttatagagcaaagaggcggttcggggggcacccgaggtgcgcacaacccaccagggcgcgccctggtgggttgtaccctcctcgggactcccaaccaggtgcaaccagggcccgttgtgttccttctggcccataaaaattctctgtaaaattttggggcatttggactccgtctgatattgattttctgcgatgtaaaaaatatggaaaaacagcaactggcacttggcactatgtcaataggttagtaccaaaaaataatataaaatgattacaaaacatctaagattgataatataacagcatggaacaataaaaaattataaatatgttggagacgtatcaatgcaccATCGAAACGGGGGCTAGGcgaggagaaccttattccatcatCAGGGAGCAGCCcatcgtctcgtcttcctgagtaggacacaaaccctaacaaaactcaaaaatacatctaaaaacggagccctcccatcggcaagggccgggatccactgcACCCCCATGgtcctaaggccaccggagatgaggcggaccggcaacggcgccggcgggaggcagagGAACCCTAATTTTTAGGGAAGGATGCGGCTGTGTGAGCTGCGGACGCTCAAGCGATCTGTCTTTTGTTGTCTACCCTTGACTTGATCTtgctactatcatactccctccggtccttttttctCTGCGCCTAAGGTCGAGCGCGCATACCAAGGGAAGGCTCGGTCTGTTTTTTCTGGATAAATTTGCCCTTGCGTTTACATGTATCGCGTCGCTGGGTAGCTATTATTTCCATGCAATCGATTGGCTCTCCTGGCCCGCATGCGTGCTGTTGCCTCAAATCCCGCTCCGCATGCATGCACTGCTCCCTGTCCCGCTGCATGCGCGCATAGTTACGAGGAGATTGAGTAAATTCTGCGTGCAATTAGTTGGAAAGTGGCTCACTTAATGCGGGGCATAGTTGGAAACTATAGAGATAAAAGAGGAATGCGCAGACTATTCAGGGAAAAAACGAAAAAAGTTATGCGCAAAGAAataaggaccggagggagtactatttcgAAGACAACCGAAATGTAAGAAAAAATTATGCCCCACCATGTATGTACACTAGGAAATTATAGTTCAAATATTTGAAGTTATTGATTTTTCTCATTATCCAATTTATAAAATATTTATATAGTGTCCTCAAGATGGACCGGTGCCGCAACACGCGCTTCTTACGCCAGTTCATGTAAATTTAGGTTTTCTGCCATATTACCACATTACTTCGCTTACAAACCAATTAAAATTCCACTCTTCAAATACCAATGGACATACATATCAGTTGATTTAAATTTAACTTCCATATTTTGTGTCTATGTATATTTACAAAAATACTTTATTTTAGTGAAAAGGTAGATGGGCACGGCAACATGCGCCATGGTCTagtctctactcctataaaaagttgagctggtgatgatggtgtgcctgccatccttcaTTTACAACCGTTCGATTTACACCCAACGTATCTGAGACAAACTATGTCAGTTTTATAAAAAGACCCCCGCACTCCAGTTCTCGTTTGTAGATAACCCCCTGCCTCTCACCTCATCTAGCCATCTCACGACAAAATAAGAAGAATCTAGAAAGGTCGCTGCTCTTGGTGTTGTCTGCCCCCAATGCCTCTCATGCCTTCGCTTGGGCCGCATTGCCGACCACCACAACGAccccctcctcctcgtcatctcatCTATCCTCTTCCAAGTCATCCTGAGTTACATTCATAGTTgtctagaaaaaataaacaaaattgatactcaaaaaatattttttgaagATCATTTTTTGcatagcacaataagtgttatttcttcatgaagttttggatgcaggttgaacacttgaatgcttttgtttgcaaaagataaaTTTTTATCTATTTTCCTACAGTTACTATTCACCCGTAtgcttgtgagctctagagaagaaTGAATATTCGAAATCGATATTTGTTAAACATGAGATGGCCCGGATCAATGCATTTTGGTGttgcatgcaacgcacgggcatcttactagtatgTAACAATAGTGGTGTTGTGTGCCGCGTTTTGGTGCTCAGGTTACGAGAGCCTTTTTTAAAACATTAAAAAAATCTTGTTACAAAGTTCCAAAATAATCTGAAAAAAGTTCCACATTGAAAAAAGCCCCATTGAGTTCATGCCTACAAAGTTAGCGGATATGGCCATCCACACATCACACGACAAATCATCCTCCTTCACCAAGTATCCCGTCATCGTGCTTACTTTAGAAAACAACAAGGAGTTCAACAAAAAAAGCTCAATGACATTTCACCCAACACCTGCCTTTTGTAATGCCTGTCATGAACATCGTCGATAAGGGAGGGAGGGTACCTAGTTGCGGAGGAATCCTGGGTGGACGGCGGCGTAGTTGAAGGACGATGGCGGCGTTGGTGGGGATGCGGACGTCCTATGTTGCCTGAGGAACTGCCTGTGAGGTACAACGGCGGCGAAGGACGAGTAGGGTGCAGATGAGGAGCAAGGACGGAGTGGAAGAAAAGTGAACGTAATGAAGGAATTGAGGGGgagtttggttcagggactttttagtcccagagactagaaaaagtctctaaaaagtccctaggaaccaaacgggagggCCTTTTTATACATGGACTAGAAAAAGACTTTATTGGATAGTCTTTTTTaattagtccctgggactagaaaaagtcctagaacTTCTGAAACAAACACGCCCTGAGTGGGCTAGGAACATCGGAGTTCTACGTGATGCCCGTCCAAACTCCCACAAAGCTCTCTTACGAGTTTGCTTTCATTTTGCGGAAAGACGGATTTTCGGACCCTGCAACAGATTGAAAGGGTACTGTGTTGTACGGACCCCGAAAAATACAGACGAAtaaattgcaagaaaccaccaatttgagggctaggtttgcgaaaaacactaggatACATTTTCTCTGCAGAAAACACCACATCTTGCGTAATGGTTTTGCAAATACCACTGATCGGCGGATTGGGCCATGTTAAGtgagtttatgacaggtgggcccgtttTTCGCTGACGTGGCATACATTTCGTGCCAgatcaattttaatttaaattTACAATCTAGTCCTTAgattttacacacacacacacccctgaATCAAAAAGAAAAAACGCAATTAGCCCACTTGCATCCTCGCTGCGGGTTGGGCGGTCAACGCTGGCGGCGCTGGGCGTCTCCTTCACGCAAGAGGCCAAATCTGGGCAGCAGCCCTCGCCAGATCTGGACGAGCGCCACGGACGCCGTTGCTTCGCTGGCAAGCCCAGACTGCTCTCCCTCCCTCTAATCGCCCTGCTTGCCCGGATCGGCACTAAGTCGCAGCCGCCCAAAACGAGCGCCAAATCTGGGCAGCAGCCCTCGCCGGATCTGACGAGGTGGCGGCGCTGGGCATCTCCTTCATACACGCATCCCCACCCACCCGAGCTCGACCACAACCGCAACCATCCATGACCCCGGTGCTTCTCTCCCTTCACGCAGTGCGGCGATGGCGACGGCAGAGCAGGGCGGCCGACGCGGGCGGAGCAGGGCGGTCGTGGAGCGGCCGGCACGGGCGGAGCAGGGCGATAGTGGCGCGTCTGGCAGAGGGGCCGGCACGGGTggagcatggcggcggcggcgcggctagcaGAGGGGCTGGCGTGGGCAGAGCATGGCGACGGTGGCGCGACTAGCATGGCGGAGGGCGCGGCCGGGCAGAGACAGGAGTACGGCTCGGCAAGAGCGGGACCAGGGGAAGGGCCTGGGCGGGGCAGGGGAAAAGTGTTGGGGGTGTGTTTGCCTTTTTACCCATCCGACGTTGTCTTTGCTAAAACGTTCTGCCACATCAGCAAAaaatggggcccacctgtcataagcTCAGTTAACATGGCCCAATCCGCCGATAAGTGGTATTTGCAAAACCATTACGCAAGATGTGGTGTTTTCTGCagagaaaatgtatgctagtgttTTTCGCAAATCTAGCCCTCAAactggtggtttcttgcaatttaCAGACGGATGCTGGCCGATTAAGATCCATTTTGTGGCAACATTATCAAAAATCTAACATTATTGGCAGTGAGGCACTTGAGTAGGGCTGAGACATGGGATCGCCAGCTCACTAGCATTACGGTTTGACTGCTGCATTCATGCCTACCGACGCGTCCATCAGCTCTGTGTCGGCCACGAGCCTGGCGAGCGCACCAGGAGCGAGGCACACCTCCAGCTCCATGCCGCCTCTCCCCCCGCCGTCATCCCTGCCCTGGTACACCGAGACCAACCCGTCCACCTTGTTCCCCGCGCCGCTCCGGACGGCCAACGGCCTGCCCCACCCGAAGTCGTTGCCGTACACGTCGAGCTCCGGCGAGCCGCTGGCCACCATCGCCGCAGGGCCGATCCCGTCCAGGTACTTGAAGCTGGGGTTCGCAGGCCACGCCGCGAGCTCGGCCCTCACGCTCGCCTCGTCCACAGCGGCCACGGCCCGGTTCAGGAGCCACGCCGCCCGGCCAAGGCGGCCTTCGCCCAGGATCTCGTCGGCGTCGGCCTTGCCGACGGCGCCCGCAGCCGCGTTGCCCACGTAACCCTGCGGCATGCCCTTCACGAGTGTTCGGCATCCGACGGAGAGCGAGCACGTCGTCTCCTGGCCCGGCGCGAGCCCCCGGGCCCGGCACACGGCACGCCAGATGTGCGTGGCCCCGGCCTGCAGGGAGGAGATGGTGGCTGTGCCGCCGCCGGCTATCGTCTCGGCGTTCGCTTTCGCCGTCAGCCTCTTCACGCTCTCGTGGGAGAAACGGAGAGAGCATTCCTGCAGCGGCGGGCGCTCGAAGTGCCTGGCCATGTCCTCCACCTTGGCGAAGGGGAGAGGGATCGACACGGGGCAGCCATCGAGGAACCATCTTTTGGGCAACGAGGGGATATCT
The window above is part of the Triticum aestivum cultivar Chinese Spring chromosome 2A, IWGSC CS RefSeq v2.1, whole genome shotgun sequence genome. Proteins encoded here:
- the LOC123191351 gene encoding uncharacterized acetyltransferase At3g50280-like, which encodes MEGDGVQILSRRMVKPEHHASSRPPEPETVHLTPWDLPRITVEYLQKGVVLPKHPAGSAHAVEHLASSFARALARFYPLAGRFIVAPVASDDARLGLTISISCDDQGAEFVHAVAPGVAVADISGPVPVILRVVRSFFPLNGMLGADAAVDPSLPLLDAQVTELADGVFVAMSLNHCAADGETLWDLFNAWSEISRSGGTAGGEDIPSLPKRWFLDGCPVSIPLPFAKVEDMARHFERPPLQECSLRFSHESVKRLTAKANAETIAGGGTATISSLQAGATHIWRAVCRARGLAPGQETTCSLSVGCRTLVKGMPQGYVGNAAAGAVGKADADEILGEGRLGRAAWLLNRAVAAVDEASVRAELAAWPANPSFKYLDGIGPAAMVASGSPELDVYGNDFGWGRPLAVRSGAGNKVDGLVSVYQGRDDGGGRGGMELEVCLAPGALARLVADTELMDASVGMNAAVKP